Part of the Mycolicibacterium thermoresistibile genome, GTGACCATCGCCTTGCGGACCTCTTCGCGGCCGGCGTCGGTGATGATCGCCAGCACCCCCCGTCCGTCGTCCGGGCTGGCACAGCGCCGGACCAGGTTGTGCGCCTCGAGCCGGCGGATCTGCCTGGTGACCCGGCTCGGCAAAGACATCAGAGCGTCCGCCAGATCCCCCATGCGGGCCGAACCGCTCGGCGATTTGTCGAGCATGTCCAGCAGCCGGACGTCATTGAGCGTCAGGTGGTGTTCGTCCACCAGCGTCTTGTTCAAAGTCGCGTAGAGCCGCAGAGCGGCATCCAAAAAGTTTTGCCAGGACCGTTGCTCAGCGATGTCCAGACCGGGCATATCGCTGGCTGTACGCCCCCCAATCATCCCCTCCATGCCGAACATGGTAAACGACCCGGCCCTTGCTGGAACAGCATTTCGATCTAGGAGTAGCGGAACCCATGCGTGCGATCTCGGTGCAAACCTCGGGCCAACTCAGCTGGGTGGAGGTGCCCGACATCGAACCCGGCGAAAGTGAGGTGCTCATCGCGGTACACACCGCCGGCATCAACCGCGCCGATCTGCTTCAGGCCGCCGGCAAATATCCGCCGCCGCCCGGGGCCAGCGAGATCCTGGGGCTGGAGGTGTCCGGCACCGTCGCCGCCGTCGGCGCCGGGGTCAGCGGGTGGACCGTCGGGCAACCGGTGTGCGCACTGCTCGCCGGGGGCGGCTACGCCGAGTACGTCGCGGTGCCCGCCGAGCAGGTGATGCCGATCCCCGAGTCGGTGGAAATACGTTACGCCGCAGCGCTGCCCGAGGTGGCGTGCACGGTGTGGTCGAATCTGGTGATGACGGCCGGACTTTCGGCCGGCGAATGGGTCCTGATCCACGGCGGGGCCAGCGGGGTGGGATCGCATGCCGTGCAGGTCGCTCGCGCGCTGGACGCCCGGGTGGCGGTCACCGCCGGCACCCGGCACAAGCTCGAGTTGTGCCGCGAGCTGGGCGCCGAGGTGACGATCTGCTACCGCGAGGAGGATTTCGTGGAGCGGGTCCGCGCCGAAACCGACGGCGCCGGTGCCGATGTGGTCCTCGACATCATGGGCGCGGCGTATCTGGGCCGCAACGTCGACGCACTGGCCACCGACGGCAGGCTGGTGGTGATCGGCATGCAGGGCGGGCGCAGGGCCGAACTCGACCTCGGCAAGCTGGTCGCCAAACGGGCCGCGGTGTTCGGCACCGCGCTGCGGGGCCGGCCGGTCACCGGACCGCACGGCAAGGCCGACATCGTGCGGGCGGTGGTCGAAAACGTCTGGCCGATGGTCGCATCCGACCAGGTCCGGCCGGTGGTCGGGGCCGAGTTCCCGATTCAGGAGGCCCAGGCCGCCCACGAGTTGCTCGCATCCGGCGATGTCTACGGCAAAGTCCTTCTGTGCGTGGAAGATTGAGCGACCGGCCGGATCGGTCCGGGCGGCTCAGACCAGCGCGGCCAGCGCCCGGATCAACTGGTCGACCTCGGCGGTGGTGGTGTAGTGCCCCAGCCCGAGGGTGACCGCGCCGCCGATGTCGTTCACCCCGATGACGTCGAGCACCCGGGAACTGGTGTTGGCGATGGCCAGGATTCCGTGATCGGCCAGGTGCTGCACCACCCGCTCGGCCGTGACGTCGTGCACGGCAAAGCTCAGTGCCGGGATGCGGCTCTCCGGATTGCCGATCACCATCACCCGCGGCAGCGACTGCAGCGACGCCAGCAGGTAATCGAACACCCGGTCGACGTAGGCGTTGGCCGACTCCATCGAGATGGCCAGCCGCTCCCGGCGGGATCCGGTGGCGGACTCGTCCAGGCCGGCGAGATATTCGATGCTGGCCACCACGCCGCCGAGCAGCCCGAACTGGTGCAATCCGAGCTCCAGACGGGCCGGTCCGGTCGCGAACGGGTTCAGCGACATCGAGCTGAACGAATCGATTATCGCGGGATCGCGGAACACCAGCGCACCGATCGGGGGGCCGCCCCAGGCGACCGCGTTCAGCGCGATCACGTCGGCGTCCAGGTCGTCGATGTCGATGAGCCGGTACGGGGCGGCGGCCGAGTGGTCGAGCACCACCAGCCCGCCGACGTCGTGCACCAGTTTGGTCATCAACTGCAGGTCGGTGATGGTGCCCAGGGTCGACGAGGCGGAGCTGACCGCGACCAGCCGGGTGGACCGGCCGATGAGGGACTCCCACTGCCAGGCCGGCAGCTCACCGGTCTCGATGTCCACCTCGGCCCATCTGACCTTGGCGCCGTAACGGTTCGCCGCGCGCAGCCACGGCGCGATGTTGGCCTCGTCGTCCAGGCGGCTCACCACCACCTCGTAACCCAGCCCGACGCGGGAGGACGCCGCATCGGCCAACAGGCTCAACAGGATCGCGCGGTCCGCGCCCAGCACCACCCCGCGCGGGTCGGCGTTGACGAAGTCCGCGATGGCCTGACGCGCCGCGTGTAGCACCGCCGCGCTGCGCCGGGCCGACGGATGCGGTCCGGCTGTGGTAGACATCGATCCGCGGAAGGCGGTCGACACCGAGGTGGCCACGGCGTCGGGTAGCAACATGCCGTTCTGGGCGTCGAAGTGCACCCAGCCACCGCCCAGCGAAGGGTGCAATCCCCGCACACGGGCGACGTCGTATGCCATGCCAGCCACCTTAAGTGTCTGTGAAAGGTCTCACATCAGACGATGCGTCGGTGCCCGCGCCGCACTGCGGTGTGCCGTTCCGGGTCACCTGCGCAGCCATACTAGACCAGTGAGTAACCGGCATGAGGTGCGATCGGCGGGCCGTTTGCCCGCAGCGCACCGGGCGCGCCGAGGTGCCGGTGAAAGCCCATAGGCTTGTTACCGGTGGGGCGGGTGTTGTTTGCCTTCCCGGGTCGAACGTCCCGCCGCCGGCGCCGGTCACCGGCCGCCCGGGACCGGTTGCGGCCGGTGGAGAGGTTAGTGTCGCTGGAAGGCCCCCGGACGGCAGGCGGATCGCCATTGCCGTCGGAGCGGGCCGCATCGAGACTGGATACCGAATAACCCCGGAAATGTAGAGGCATGATGACAACAGGCAGCGACGACGACAACATCGAGGTCCTCGGACGCGACAGCGGCGCGGCCGCGGACAAGGACGACGAGGACTCGGATCGCAAGGCGATCACCGATCTGGTGGAGCAGCCGGCCAAGGTGATGCGGATCGGCACCATGATCAAGCAACTGCTCGATGAGGTGAAGTCCGCACCCCTGGACGAGGCCAGCCGGAACCGGCTGCGGGAGATCCACCGCACCTCGATCACCGAACTCGAGGAGGGCCTGGCCCCCGAGTTGCGGGAGGAGCTGGAACGGCTGACGCTGCCGTTCAGCGACGACAGCGTACCGTCCGACGCCGAGTTGCGGGTCGCGCAGGCGCAGCTCGTCGGCTGGCTGGAGGGGCTGTTCCACGGCATCCAGACCGCGTTGTTCGCCCAGCAGATGGCGGCCCGTGCCCAGCTCGAGCAGATGCGCCAGGGTGCGCTGCCGCCCGGGGTGATCGTGCCCGGTCAACAGCGCCAGTCCGGTCAACACGGCCACGGGACCGGTCAGTACCTGTAGGGACACGGTGTCGCACCCAAGCATCGAAACCCGCAACGCGTGGGTGGAGTTCCCGATCTTCGACGCCAAGTCGCGGTCGCTGAAGAAGGCGTTCCTCGGCAAGGCCGGCGGGGCGATCGGCCGTAACGCGTCGAACGTCGTCGTCATCGAGGCGCTGCGCGACATCACCATGTCGCTGAAGCTGGGCGACCGCGTCGGCCTGGTCGGCCACAACGGCGCCGGCAAGTCGACGCTGTTGCGGCTGCTGTCCGGGATCTACGAACCGACCCGCGGTTCGGCCGTGGTGAACGGCCGCGTCGCCCCGGTGTTCGACCTCGGCGTCGGGATGGATCCGGAGATCTCCGGGTTCGAGAACATCATCATCCGCGGGCTGTTCCTCGGGCAGACCCGCAAGCAGATGCTGGCGAAGATCGACGAGATCGCCGAGTTCACCGAACTGGGCGAATACCTGTCGATGCCGTTGCGCACCTACTCCACCGGTATGCGGGTACGGTTGGCGATGGGCGTGGTGACCAGCATCGATCCGGAGATCCTGCTGCTCGATGAGGGGATCGGCGCCGTCGACGCCGAGTTCCTGAAGAAGGCCCAGTCCCGGCTGCAGGCTCTGGTCGAGCGGTCCGGCATCCTGGTGTTCGCCAGCCACTCCAACGAGTTCCTGGCCCGGCTGTGCAACACCGCCATGTGGATCGACCACGGCACCATCAAGATGACCGGAAGCATCGAAGAGGTGGTGCGCGCCTACGAGGGTGAGGACGCCGCGCGGCATGTGCGCGAGGTGATCGCGGAGACCCGCGGGGAGTCGGTCGGACATGACTGAGACGACGGTGGTGGCGGTCGTCGTCACCCACCGGCGCCGGGATCTGCTCGTCAAATCGCTCGATGCGCTGACGGGCCAGACCCGGGTCCCCGACCACCTGATCGTCGTCGACAACGACAACGATCCGGCGGTGCGCGATCTGGTGGCCGGCCAGCCGATTCCGAACACCTATTTCGGATCACGCCGAAACCTCGGTGGCGCAGGAGGTTTCGCACTCGGCATGTTGCAGGCTCTGGCGCTGGGCGCGGACTGGGTGTGGCTGGCCGATGACGACGGCCGGCCGGAGAACTCCGATGTCCTGGCCACGTTGCTGGCCTGCGCGGAAAGGCATGGGCTGGCCGAGGTTTCACCGATGGTGTGCGATATGGACGATCCGCACCGGCTGGCCTTCCCGCTGCGGCGGGGGCTGGTGTGGCGCCGCCGGGTCGACGAATTGCGCACCGACGGCGGGGATCTGCTGCCCGGGATCGCCTCGCTGTTCAACGGTGCGCTGTTCCGCGCGTCGACGCTGGAGGCGGTGGGGGTGCCGGACCTGCGACTGTTCATCCGCGGTGACGAGGTGGAGATGCACCGGCGGCTGGTGCGGTCCGGACTGCCGTTCGGCACCTGCCTGACCGCGTCGTACCTGCATCCGCAGGGCGGCGACGAGTTCAAGCCGATCCTGGGCGGCCGGATGCACACCCAGTACCCCGACGACGCCGGCAAACGCTTCTATACCTACCGCAACCGCGGTTATCTGTTGTCCCAACCCGGGTTACGCCGGCTGCTGCCCCAGGAGTGGCTGCGGTTCGGCTGGTATTTCCTGGTCGTGCGGCGCGACCCGGCGGGGCTTCGGGAATGGGTGCGGCTCCGTCGATTGGGCCGCCGGGAGAGGTTCGCACGTTGACGATCACCGACGCCACGGCACAGTCCAGGACCTTCCGTCGCGCCTGGCGCGACCTCACGGAGGGGTTCGGCAAGTACGAACTGTGGCTGCACCTGGGCTGGCAGGACATCAAACAGCGGTACCGCCGCTCGGTGCTGGGCCCGTTCTGGATCACCATCGCCACCGGGACCACCGCCGTGGCGATGGGCGGCCTGTACTCGGCGCTGTTCAAACTGGAACTGTCTGAGCACCTGCCCTATGTCACGCTCGGGCTGATCATCTGGAATCTGATCAATGCCTCGATCCTCGAGGGCGCGGAGGTGTTCATCGCCAACGAGGGTCTGATCAAGCAGCTTCCGACGCCGCTGAGCGTGCACGTCTACCGGCTGGTGTGGCGGCAGATGATCCTGTTCGCCCACAACATCATCATCTTCGTGATCATCGCGATCATCTTCCCCAAACCGTGGTCGTGGACGGTGCTGACGGTGATCCCCGCGCTGGGGTTGATCGTGCTCAACTGCGTGTGGGTGTCGCTGTGCTTCGGCATCCTGGCAACCCGCTACCGCGACATCGGCCCGTTGCTGGCGTCGATCGTTCAGTTGCTGTTCTTCATGACGCCGATCATCTGGAACGAGGCCACCCTGGACCGGCAGGGCGCGGGCACCTGGGCGAAACTGGTCGAATTGAACCCGTTGCTGCACTACCTCGACATCGTCCGGGCGCCGCTGTTGGGGGCCGATCAGGAACTACATCACTGGGTCGTCGTGATCAGCCTGACGGTCGTCGGCTGGGGCCTCGCCGCCATCGCGATGCGCAAGTACCGCTCCCGGGTGCCGTACTGGGTCTGACCTGGCCACACCACCGCTCGGGCCGGGTCAACCTCGACGCCCGTCGCTCAGATGATTCTCAGCTCTTGATTCTTTGCCGGTTTTGATTGCCGTTCACGGCGGATGTGGGTGTACTCGCCACCCGCTCGAGTTGGACGTCGAGGACGCCTTCGCCACCCTGTTCCGCATCCCGGTCGCCATGACCGACGTCTTCCTCAATGGCGGGCAGACGCTGAAATTCGCAACGACGACACGGGCCACACCGAGACGGCGCTCGCCCGCGGCTAGCTGATCAGCGCGGTCCGTTCGGGTTCGGGCCCGAACACGAAACGCCGCCCGCTGATGTCGTGCGGAGTGATCCGCACGTAGTGCGGTTTGGTCGTGGCGATCCACGGCCGCAACCCGGCTGCCTCGGCCTCCTCGATCTCAGCGAACGTGGACAGCGTGCGGGCCGTTCCGCGCACGATCACGCTCCACGCCTCGGTGTCGGTGTGGTCGTCGGCCTCGAAGAGCACCTGGTCATTGACAACGGTGCTGACCAGTTTGGTGCCCTCGGCGGTCCGGAAGAGCACGGTGCGGTTCTGGACCGCGAAGTTGACGGGGAAGATGTCCGGCCTGCCTTCCACATCGGTGACGAGGCGCCCGAGGTTGATGCCGGACAGCAGTTCCCAGCACTGGTCCTCGGTGAGGACGGTGATGGCTTGGCTTTCGGTCGACATAAGCCGATGGTGACCGTGTTCGCCCGCCTCCGCTAGGGCCGATTGGCACCTAACCGAGGTGCCGGTTATCCCCAATGCGACTTTTATCCACAGATTCCGAATTGCGCCTGGTCACCTCACCCGCCGGACACGACAATCGAAACTATGTTCGAAGGACGGACCACGGGGCGATCGGACGCCGAACTGCTCGACACCATGCGGGAAGCGCAGCGTGCCGAGCGGCGGGCGATGGCGCGGTATGTGTTGGCCGCGGGCCGGCTCTGCCGACAGCGGGCCGCCCGCGCGGACGCGGCCCGCGAACTGTGGTGTGTGGACGATTACGACGTGGTCGCAGCGGAGATCAGCGCCGAACTCGGCATCAGCCGCGGGCGGGCGGCCTCGCTCATGCATCACGGGCTCACCCTCCTGGAACGGCTCCCCAGGCTGGGGGCGAGATTCGCGGCCGGTGACATCGATTTCCGCATCATCACCACGGTGGACTACCGCACCGGATTGATCACCGACCCGGAGCTGCTGACCCGCCTCGACGGGATGTTGGCACGGTACGCCCCGAACTGGAACAAATTGTCCCGCCGCAAACTGACCGATTACATCGACCGGCTGGTGGTCGACGTCGATCCCGAGGCGGTGCGGTTGGCCCGCCAGAGTGACGTCGACCGGCACGTCGAGGTCGAGATGACGTCCGACGGGATGGCCGACGTCTCCGGCAGCGTCCGGGGTCCCGATGCGGTTGCCTTCGACCGTCGGCTCGATGAAATCGCGGCCACGGTGTGCCGGAACGACCCCCGGACCAAACAGCAGCGGCGGGCCGATGCGATCGGCGCGCTGGGGGACGGGAAGGATGCGTTGGCCTGCACCTGCGGCGCCGACGACTGCCCGGCAGCCGACGCAGACACCGCCGATGCCGCACCCGGCGGGATCGTGATCCACGTACTCGCCGAGGCGGAGTCGGTCCACGGCGACGGCGCGACCCCGGGATACCTCGTCGGGCACGGCGCCGTGCCGGCCGCGACGCTGCGAGAGCTGACCGACCGCGCCAAGCTGCGTCCCGTCGTTCACCCCGGGGACGCCCCGCCCGAGCCGCGGTACCGGCCGTCGGCGGCGCTGGCCGACTTCGTCCGCTGTCGGGATCTCACCTGCCGGTTTCCCGGCTGCGACCAGCCGGCGCAGATGTGCGAACTCGATCACACCGTGCCGTACCCGGCCGGGCCGACCCACGCGTCGAACCTCAAGCTGCTCTGCACCGTTCACCACTTGATGAAGACGTTCCACTGCGGCGCCGACGGCTGGCGCGATCTCCAACTGCCCGACGGGACGGTGCTGTGGACCTCACCGAGCGGGCGGATTCACCCCACCAAACCGCACGGCGCAATGCTCTACCCGCAGCTGGCCGCGCCCACCGGCGAGCTCGACCTGCCGGCGGCGCCCACGCCCACGAAACCAGGCCGCGGGATGGCGATGCCCACCCGCCGCCGGTCCCGGGCCGACGACCGGGCCTACCGGGTGGAGTGGGAGCGCGCTATCAACCGGGCCCGGTACGAGGCCAATCCACCGCCCTTCTGACGTCGGCCGCCCGGGACGTAAGCTGCCCGGGTGGCCGAGACCGCAGCACCGACGACGTCCCTGAGTCTCAAGACCCAGGTGTGGCGTTTCCTGGTCACCGGCGGCTTCTCCGCCGTCGTGGACTTCGGGCTGTATGTGTTGCTGCTGGTGGCCGGCCTGCACGTCAACATCGCCAAGACCATCGGTTTCATCGCCGGCACCACCACCGCCTACCTGATCAACCGCCGGTGGACCTTTCAGGCCCCGCCGAGCACCGCACGATTCATCGCGGTGTGTGCGCTGTATGCGACCACCTACGCCGTCCAGGTCGGCATCAACTACCTGCTCTACATGGCGTGGGAGGAGCAGTCGTGGCGGGTACCGGTCGCGTTCGTCGTCGCGCAGGGCACCGCGACCGTCATCAACTTCGTGGTGCAGCGGACGGTCATCTTCCGGCTGCGGCAACCGGCCGCCGGCAGGCGATCGAACCGGTGAGCAACGATGCTTCCTTCGACCCGAACACCAACGTGCGACCATCAGTGCTGCTGAATCGAATGTCGCGGTTGCGACTGGAGTTCGCCATCGCCGAAACCTCGGTCAACCCCGCTTCAGCTGCCAACCGCTGCACTGCGGGATAGACCAGAGTCCACTGCTCGTCCGAGAAGGAGATCGAAGACCCGAACTTCGCCAGATGAATCATTACCCCCTTACGGCCGGTCGACTCTTGTGTGCACCCTGAGCGGCGCTCTTCATACGCTTGTCGCCATGGATCACTTTCCGGCACCAGCCGCGTCACTTCGGCCCGGACCCGCTCGATCAAGTCGAGCATCTGCACCTTGGTCTGTTCGATATCCGGCAGATCCGCAATATCGACCACAGGAATATCCTCATTCAGAAGCGGTGAGTCATAGCCACCGTCATCGCCGCCGAGCAATGATCAGAACCTGTGGATGAGCCTCGGGGTGGGGGCGTGAAAGTGGGCGCACCTTCCCGAGGATGATCTGAATGTCAGTAGGTCCGATCATGAGCCGGCGTTGGCGCGCTGGTTCGGGAAGGTACGCCCATGCTCACCGTAGTTCACGACGCCGAGGACGCCAACGACAGCGACACTCCCGGTCGCTCGTTGTTGGATGAGATCGTCCGCGACGGGGCGCGACAGATGCTGGCCGCCGCGTTGCAGGCCGAGGTCGCCGCCTACGTGGCCCAGTACGCCGACCAGCTCGATGAGAACGGCCACCGCCTGGTGGTGCGCAACGGCTACCACCAGCCCCGCGAGGTGCTGACCGCAGCCGGTGCGGTGCAGGTCAAAGCGCCGCGAGTCAACGACAAACGTGTCGACCCCGACACCGGCGAACGCAAACGGTTCTCCTCGGCGATCCTGCCGGCCTGGGCGCGCAAGTCTCCGCAGATGAGCGAGGTGCTGCCGCTTTTGTATCTGCACGGGCTGTCGACCAGTGATTTCGGGCCGGCATTGGAGCAGTTCCTGGGTTCGGGTGCGGGGTTGTCGGCCACCACGATCACCCGGCTCACGGCGCAGTGGCAGGACGAGGCCCGCGCGTTTGCGGCCCGGGACCTGTCCGGCACCGACTACGTCTACCTGTGGGTCGACGGTATCCACCTCAAGGTCCGCCTGGACCAGGAAAAACTCTGTTTGCTGGTGATGCTGGGCGTGCGCGCTGACGGCCGCAAAGAGCTGGTGGCGATCACCGACGGCTACCGGGAATCGACCGAGTCGTGGGCTGATCTGCTGCGCGACTGTAAACGACGCGGCATGACCGCCCCAGTGTTCGCGGTCGGCGATGGCGCCTTGGGGTTTTGGAACGCGGTGCGCGAAGTGTTCCCGGCCACCCGTGAGCAGCGGTGCTGGTTTCACAAGCAAGCCAATGTCCTTGCCGCGGGGGGTGTCAGATGGTCTGTGTAAGTCCTGACGGAAGGATCTCAGGGCATGGCGACAGGCAAGGACGCGGATTTGGCATTGGGTGAGGTGGGGTCCACCGTGGAGATGGCCGAGGCGCTTCGGGTGTCGGGCGTGGTGGACGATTTGCTGGCTCAGGTCGATTCCGGCGAGGTTGCGTTGACCGGTGAGGGGGGCTTGCTGCCCGGGCTGATCAAGCTGGCTCTGGAGCGTGGGCTGGCTGCGGAGCTGACCGATCATCTGGGCTATGAGAAGGGCGACCCGGTGGGGCGGGCGCTGCCCAATGCCCGCAATGGCACTTCGGCGAAGACGGTGCAGACCGAGGCCGGCCCGGTGCCGTTGGATGTGCCGCGTGATCGTGACGGCTCGTTCACTCCGCGGCTGGTGCCCAAGGGCGCCCGTCGCCTCGGCGGGCTCGATGACATGATCATTTCGCTGTACGCCGGTGGAATAACCCTGCGTGACATACAGTTTCACCTTGCGTCGACGATCGGGACCGACGTTTCGCACGAGACGATCTCCAAGATCGTCGACGAGATCTTGCGAGGAGGTCCTGGCCTGGCAGCGCCGGCCGCTGGACCCGATCTACCCGGTGATATACCTCGACGCGATCGTCGTCAAGGTCAAAGACGGCGGCCACACCCGCAACAAGGCCGCTCACATCGCCGTGGGCGTCGATATGGCCGGGATCAAGCACGTCCTGGGCATCTGGGTCCAGCAGAACGAAGGAGCGGCGTTTTGGGCCTCGGTGTGTGCCGATCTGGCCAACCGCGGCATCCGCGACGTGTTGATCGTATGCTGCGACGGGTTGACCGGCTTCCCCGAGGCGATCGCGGCCACCTGGTCGCAGGCCGCCGTTCAGACCTGTGTGGTGCATCTGATCCGCAACGCGTTGCGGTTCGTGTCCTACAGCGACCGCAAGGCCGTGGCCGCAGCACTCAGACCGATCTACACCGCGGCGAACGCCGAAGCGGCCCGTGCCGAGCTCGACGCGTTCAGCGCATCCGAACTGGGCACGAAGAATCCCACGGTGACACGGGTTTTCGATCGATCGTGGGAACAGTTCACGCCGTTTTTGGCGTTTCCGCCCGAGTTGCGCCGGGTGATCTACACGACCAACTCGATCGAATCGCTGAACTACCAGTTACGCAAGGTCACCAAGACCCGCGGCCAGTTCCCCAACGATGCCGCCGTGGTGAAACTGCTGTGGCTGGCCATCTGCAACATCGAGGATAAACGCGCCGCCGAACGGGCCAAGGAACGCAGCCAGAAACGTTGCCGAACAGCTCCCGGACGCCTCGTGGAAGGACAGGTGGTCACCAACTGGAAGAAAGCACTCGAACAACTCTCGCTGGTCTACCCAGACCGCATCGAGCCGTATTGAAGTACCCCAGGTTTTGTTCCGATCCGTATAGGAGGATCAGGAACATGCCACGTAAGTATTCGCCGGAGTTTCGTGACCGTGCGCTTCGGTTGTTGGACACCACGATGGAAGACTCAGGGGTTTCTGAGTTCGAGGCCATCAAGTCTGTAGCCAGCAAACTTGGTGTATCGCAGGAATCGGTGCGCCGGTGGCGGCGCAAGGCCGAGATTGACGCCGGGCAGCGCCCCGGCGTGACCAGCACTGAGCACGCCGAGATCCGCAAGCTCAAGCGCGAGAACGCCGAATTGCGCAGAGCTAACGAGATTTTGAAGTCTGCGTCCGCGTTTTTCGCAGCGGAGCTCGACCGCCCCGCGACGAAATGATCGCCTTCATCGATGCGCATCGCGATCAGTTCGGGGTCGAGCTCATTTGCCGTGTTCTGCGGGCAGCAATCGCCGGTTTCCTCACCTCCCGGGGCTATCGGGCCGCCAAGGCCCGCCCGCCATCAGAGCGGGCGATGCGCGATGAACTCCTCATCGCCGAGCTGCGCACCGTCCACGAGCAGAACTTCTCGGTCTATGGCGTCAAGAAGATGCATCACGCCATGAAACGCCGCGGCTGGCGGGTCGGCCGCGAGCAGACCCGCCGGTTGATGCGTAAAGCCGGCCTGCGCGGCGTGCAGCGCGGTAAGCCGGTGTTCACCACGATCAGCGACCCTGCGCACTGCCGGCCTGCTGATCTGGTCAACCGGCAGTTCAGCGCTGAGGCCCCAGACCGGCTGTGGGTTGCTGACATCACGTTCGTACGGACCTGGCAGGGGTTCTGCTACACCGCGTTCGTCACCGACGCCTGCACCAAAGCCATCAAGGGATGGGCAGTCGCGGCCAGCATGCGCACCGAGGACCTACCGCTGGAAGCATTCAATCATGCTGTGTGGCACTCGGACTCAGACCTGTCTGAGTTGATCCATCACTCCGACCGAGGGTCGCAATACTTATCGTTGACATACACCGACCGGTTGGCCGAGCTCGGGATCGCCCCTTCGGTGGGGTCCCGCGGCGATAGCTATGACAACGCCCTCGCCGAAGCGGTCAACGCCGCCTACAAGACCGAGTTAATCAACCGCGGCAAACCCTGGCGCAGCGTCGACGACGTCGAGTTGGCCACCGCCGGATGGGTGGCCTGGTACAACCAGGAACGCCTGCACGAAGCCCTCGGCTACGTCCCACCAGCCGAGTACGAGGCCGCCCTCACCGGCACCTCACACCCCGCGAGCCAGCCAACCCCGGCCCTCGCAACCAACTAGGAACAAAACCTGGGGTACTTCATATCTGTAACACCGACGATCGACAGGAAACCAAACAAGCGACTTACACAGAAAACTTGACACGCTCTTGCCGCGCTGCCGAAATCAGCACACCCGTCGGCGTTGGCAGCGCTCAAAGAGATCTACAACGCCGAGGATATCGACAAAGCCCAGGTCGCGGTCAAAGCCTTCGAGGTCGACTTCGGCGCCAAATATCCCAAGGCGGTCGCCAAGATCACCGACGATCTGGACACCCTGCTGGGATTCTACCGCTATCCCGCCGAGCAC contains:
- a CDS encoding cysteine desulfurase-like protein, whose product is MAYDVARVRGLHPSLGGGWVHFDAQNGMLLPDAVATSVSTAFRGSMSTTAGPHPSARRSAAVLHAARQAIADFVNADPRGVVLGADRAILLSLLADAASSRVGLGYEVVVSRLDDEANIAPWLRAANRYGAKVRWAEVDIETGELPAWQWESLIGRSTRLVAVSSASSTLGTITDLQLMTKLVHDVGGLVVLDHSAAAPYRLIDIDDLDADVIALNAVAWGGPPIGALVFRDPAIIDSFSSMSLNPFATGPARLELGLHQFGLLGGVVASIEYLAGLDESATGSRRERLAISMESANAYVDRVFDYLLASLQSLPRVMVIGNPESRIPALSFAVHDVTAERVVQHLADHGILAIANTSSRVLDVIGVNDIGGAVTLGLGHYTTTAEVDQLIRALAALV
- the wzt gene encoding galactan export ABC transporter ATP-binding subunit Wzt/RfbE, with the protein product MSHPSIETRNAWVEFPIFDAKSRSLKKAFLGKAGGAIGRNASNVVVIEALRDITMSLKLGDRVGLVGHNGAGKSTLLRLLSGIYEPTRGSAVVNGRVAPVFDLGVGMDPEISGFENIIIRGLFLGQTRKQMLAKIDEIAEFTELGEYLSMPLRTYSTGMRVRLAMGVVTSIDPEILLLDEGIGAVDAEFLKKAQSRLQALVERSGILVFASHSNEFLARLCNTAMWIDHGTIKMTGSIEEVVRAYEGEDAARHVREVIAETRGESVGHD
- a CDS encoding bacterial proteasome activator family protein — encoded protein: MTTGSDDDNIEVLGRDSGAAADKDDEDSDRKAITDLVEQPAKVMRIGTMIKQLLDEVKSAPLDEASRNRLREIHRTSITELEEGLAPELREELERLTLPFSDDSVPSDAELRVAQAQLVGWLEGLFHGIQTALFAQQMAARAQLEQMRQGALPPGVIVPGQQRQSGQHGHGTGQYL
- the glfT1 gene encoding galactofuranosyltransferase GlfT1 gives rise to the protein MTETTVVAVVVTHRRRDLLVKSLDALTGQTRVPDHLIVVDNDNDPAVRDLVAGQPIPNTYFGSRRNLGGAGGFALGMLQALALGADWVWLADDDGRPENSDVLATLLACAERHGLAEVSPMVCDMDDPHRLAFPLRRGLVWRRRVDELRTDGGDLLPGIASLFNGALFRASTLEAVGVPDLRLFIRGDEVEMHRRLVRSGLPFGTCLTASYLHPQGGDEFKPILGGRMHTQYPDDAGKRFYTYRNRGYLLSQPGLRRLLPQEWLRFGWYFLVVRRDPAGLREWVRLRRLGRRERFAR
- the wzm gene encoding galactan export ABC transporter permease subunit Wzm/RfbD yields the protein MTITDATAQSRTFRRAWRDLTEGFGKYELWLHLGWQDIKQRYRRSVLGPFWITIATGTTAVAMGGLYSALFKLELSEHLPYVTLGLIIWNLINASILEGAEVFIANEGLIKQLPTPLSVHVYRLVWRQMILFAHNIIIFVIIAIIFPKPWSWTVLTVIPALGLIVLNCVWVSLCFGILATRYRDIGPLLASIVQLLFFMTPIIWNEATLDRQGAGTWAKLVELNPLLHYLDIVRAPLLGADQELHHWVVVISLTVVGWGLAAIAMRKYRSRVPYWV
- a CDS encoding pyridoxamine 5'-phosphate oxidase family protein, coding for MSTESQAITVLTEDQCWELLSGINLGRLVTDVEGRPDIFPVNFAVQNRTVLFRTAEGTKLVSTVVNDQVLFEADDHTDTEAWSVIVRGTARTLSTFAEIEEAEAAGLRPWIATTKPHYVRITPHDISGRRFVFGPEPERTALIS
- a CDS encoding MarR family winged helix-turn-helix transcriptional regulator, which encodes MEGMIGGRTASDMPGLDIAEQRSWQNFLDAALRLYATLNKTLVDEHHLTLNDVRLLDMLDKSPSGSARMGDLADALMSLPSRVTRQIRRLEAHNLVRRCASPDDGRGVLAIITDAGREEVRKAMVTYGNEVRVHFLSRLSRPQIAAMGENCRRISAGLRADGPPARLGRV
- a CDS encoding NAD(P)H-quinone oxidoreductase, yielding MRAISVQTSGQLSWVEVPDIEPGESEVLIAVHTAGINRADLLQAAGKYPPPPGASEILGLEVSGTVAAVGAGVSGWTVGQPVCALLAGGGYAEYVAVPAEQVMPIPESVEIRYAAALPEVACTVWSNLVMTAGLSAGEWVLIHGGASGVGSHAVQVARALDARVAVTAGTRHKLELCRELGAEVTICYREEDFVERVRAETDGAGADVVLDIMGAAYLGRNVDALATDGRLVVIGMQGGRRAELDLGKLVAKRAAVFGTALRGRPVTGPHGKADIVRAVVENVWPMVASDQVRPVVGAEFPIQEAQAAHELLASGDVYGKVLLCVED